DNA sequence from the Desulfovibrio sp. genome:
ATGACCACCGGGGTCAGGCCTTCCTGCGCAGCAACCTCAAGTGTGCGGCGGATAAGAGCCTGATGCCCAAGGTGGACGCCGTCGAAATTACCGATGGTGACGGCCGCACCCGCGAGGGTGCCCAGCGCGTCAACTGAATGGACGATTTTCATTAGATATGCCGATTCCCAAACAGATAGCGCACGCCCGGCGGCTAGATGAGCCGGTCGAAAACGAGTTTGTAGATCTTGCGGATATGCAGCACCAGTTTGAGGTTGATGCTCTTGGCCTGGCCGGGATCCAGCGTGGAAAAGGAGCACAGGTGCCGGGCAACTTCGCTGAAGTCGCCGTCGCCCCGTGGCTCAAGCATGGCCCAGTATTCATTGGCCCGCTGCACAATATGGCTGCTGTGCTTGTCCTTGTGCGCCCGCACGTATTCCTGCTGAAAAAGCTCAAACATGCGCTGAGCATCAACAGGAAAAGACCGCGCCAGTGCCAGTCGCCACAGGGCCATGTAAAGCCCCATGAGTTCCGACTGCATCTGGCGGCGACGCATGAACTGCATGCGCTTGATGCCCAGCAGTTCAAGCTCAAGGGTAAAGTCGGCATCGGCCAGCAATGCCTTGAAATTCTCCAAAGCCGCTCGCGCGGCTTCAGACGGGGCACCGTCTGTCGATGCCTCCTGCGTGGTGAGATCGTCACTGTTCTGCATGGCTGTCACACTTAACTGTTTGCTCGTAAAATCCCCAAATGCCTAGTCTCCGCCCTCGCGGGACGAACCCTGGCCCTGCCCGTCGGCAGATTGCCCTGCAGTACCCTCGGTTGCATTGCCGCCACGACGTCGCGAGGAACGGCGACGGCGTTTGCCGGAATGCGAAGAATTGCCCTCGCCAGCGCCGGAATCAGAACCGGAATCCGGGGCTGATCCGCCCTGCCCTTCAGAGGCAGCGGGGCTGGCTTCCTCTGCGTCCGCGCTGCGACCACCGGATGGCTTTGGCCGACCACCGCGTGAACGGCCCGGCTTTGCCTGACGCGACTGACGCTGCTGCCCCTCGGCGGCGCGAGGCCGCCCATCGGGAAAGCGTGTTTCGCGCAGGCTTTCCTGATGGCAGGCATCCAGCAGCATGGCCAGAAGCAGCACGTTGTCTTCTTCATCGCTCTGCGTGGCCAGATCGCGCGCAAGCTGGGCATAACGCCCAACGCGCATGCGTTCAAGCCCAGTCAGATTGCGGAACCGCCCTTCAAGAATGGCGGTCAGTCTGGCCCCGGCCACCCGCGCCACGTCTTCGTCAGAAGGCAGAGGCAGGGGCATTATGCCTATCTTGTAGTGCTTGGCGATACGGTCAAGCTCCATGCGCTGCATCACGTCCACCAGCGAAATGACCGTACCGGCGGCACCCGCACGGCCTGTGCGACCTGCGCGATGGATGTAGCTCTCGTGATCTTCCGGCGGTTCATAAAGAAAAACGTGCGAGAGCTGCGCAATGTCAATGCCCCGGGCCGCAACATCTGTAGCCACAAGATATTGCAGCTTGCCCTCGCGGATCTTTTCAAGCACGGCCTCGCGACGCGACTGTGAAAGATCCGCAGAAAGCTCGTCGGCGCTGTAGCCAAACCCCTGCAAAACGCCCGTCACATAATGAACGTTGGACTTGGTATTGCAAAAAATAATGGCGGAGGCGGGATTTTCCGTTTCCAGCAGGCGCACGAGCGCGCGGTCTTTATCCATGGGCTTCACCTCGCAAAAGAGGTGCTGCACTTCGGCCACGTGCACTTCTTTTTGCGAGAGGGAAAGCATGGCCGGTTCCGCCATGAATTCGCGCGCCAGCTTGAGCACATGGGGCGGATACGTGGCGGAGAACAGGCATGTATGGATGCGCTTTTGCGGCAGATAGCTCTGGATTTCCTTCATGTCGGGATAAAACCCGATGGAAAGCATGCGGTCGGCCTCGTCAAAAACCAGAACGCGCAGATCGCGCAGCTCCATGGTGCGGCGCAGCAAATGGTCAAGCACGCGACCGGGCGTGCCCACAATAACCTGCGCGCCATCGCGCAGGGCATCCATCTGCTTTTTATAGCCCACGCCGCCATAAACAGCGGCAGTGCGGATGCCTGTTTCTGCAAAAATTACAGCGGCCTCGCGCTCAACCTGAACGGCGAGCTCGCGCGTTGGGGCCAACACCAGTGCCTGCGGGGCCTTGAGGTCGGCAGAAATATGGGGAAGCATGGGCAAGAGGTAGCAGCCAGTCTTGCCGCTGCCAGTGCGGGACTGCACCATGATGTCGCGCCCGGCCAGCAGATAGGGCAGGGCCAGCGACTGCACGGGCATAAGGCTTTGCCAGCCGGCCCGGCGGCAGGCCGCACTCACGGTTTCGGGCAATTCGTCAAGAGTCACCCTGGGCAGGGCGTCATCGGGTTCGCTGACGGAAATGCCTTGCAGCGCGGCGTCAGAAGCGGAATCCGCACAATCATTCACAGTGGAATCGTAATCGGCCATGTATTTTCCCGGCGGCACACCCGCCATAACTAAGAGTTTTGCTAACGTGCCAGCATGCCACACCCGGCATAGATTCGCAAGTTGCGCCTTTTGCGGTGGACCATGCTGCCTCAGGAACGCCGCGCTTGCGTCCTGCGGCTCTTGCAGGTAGATTTAACTGTTTGCGCGGAACAAACCGCACTATTAGACACCGCATTTTGTCGGCACAACGCAAGCGCGCACAGCCCTGCCAACCGACACAACAAAGGAGGCCCCATGTCCGCTACCCCTGACGGCAGCGCGGCTCTGGAAGGCAACCCCGGGTTTCAGCCCGACTTCAGCAAGGGGCTTTTGCCCGCCATCGCCCAGGATTGCGACAGCGGCGAGGTGCTCATGCTGGCCTATATGAATGAAGACGCATGGCGCAAAACCCTTGAAACCGGCGAGGCCCATTACTGGAGCCGCAGCCGCAAGGAGCTTTGGCACAAGGGCGGCACCTCGGGCAATGTACAAAAAGTGCGTTCCCTGCGGCTTGATTGTGACAATGACACCATACTGCTGCTTATTGAGCAGATCGGCGGGGCCGCCTGTCATACAGGACGGCGCTCCTGCTTTTACAGGGAATTGAAGCAAGGTTCGGTGCGGGAATGCTCCCCGCAGATTTTTGACCCCAAAAAAGTCTACGGTCGATAGAAGGAAACTGTCATGAGCGCGGATACCATGCCCATCATCAAGCTTGGCGTGCCCAAGGGCTCGCTGGAAGAAGCCACCATCAACCTTTTTGAACGCGCGGGCTGGAAAATCCGCAAACATACGCGCAACTATTTTCCCGACATCAACGACCCGCAGATCACCGCATCGCTCTGCCGCGTGCAGGAAATCGGCGAATACATTGAAGCTGGCGTGCTGGACGTGGGCATCACCGGCCTCGACTGGCTGACCGAGCGCAACCACGAAGACAAAGTGGTACGCGTGTCCGACCTTGTATATTCCAAGACATCCAACCGCCCCTGCCGCTGGGTGCTGGCCGTGGCGGGCGATTCGCCCTACCAGAAGGCCGCCGACCTCGCGGGCAAGCGCATCGCCACCGAACTGCAAGGCCTGACGCAGCGCTATTTTGACCGCGAAGGCGTCAAGGTTGACGTATTCTACTCTTGGGGCGCCACCGAAGCCAAGGTAGTGGAAGGTCTGGCTGACGGCATTGTGGAAGTGACCGAAACCGGCACCACCATCCGCGCTCACGGCCTGCGCATTATTGACGAGGTCATGGTTTCCTACCCTGTGCTCATTGCCAATAAAAAAGCCTGGGAAGACCCCGCCAAGCGCGCCAAAATCGAACAGCTCGATCTACTGCTCCAGGGCGCGCTCAAGGCGGAAAATCTGGTGGCCCTCAAGATGAACGCCCCTGCTGATAATCTGGCCGCCATCCTTGAAATGCTGCCCTCGCTCAATTCGCCCACGGTTTCGCCCCTGCGCGACACCCACTGGCTCTCAGTGGAATCCGTGGTGCAGATTGATGTGGTGCGTGATCTGATTCCCCGCCTGCGCCTTGCTGGTGCGGAGGGCATCATTGAATACGCCCTGAACAAGGTCATTTAGCATTAGCCGTTCGCAAGGGCGGCAACACAAATAACGGCAAGGCGGCCTGCGCAAGCGGGCCGCTTTCTGCCCGCGCGGCGGGCATTAATTGTTTCCCCGCCCCGCGCCGCCGCGCCACGGGCACGCAACCAGGAGCGCCCATGTCCTCTGATGCCAGCCGTGAACTTCTCGACAGCCTGCCCGAACTGAAACCTGACGAAACATTCTGTTTTGACTGCAACCCCGATGTTCCCTGTTTCAACCGTTGCTGCGCTGAGCTGACCCTGCCCCTCACCCCGTATGACGTGCTGCGCCTGCGCCGCAATCTGGGCATTGGCAGCGAAGAATTTCTTGGCACCTTCACCACCATGCGTTCCTTTCCCGACACGGGCTTTCCCCTGCCCATGCTGCGCATGCTCGACGGGCCGGACGAACCGTGCCCCTTTGTGACCCCTGCGGGCTGCTCCGTGTACGAAGACAGGCCCGGGGCGTGCCGCTACTACCCCCTGGGGCGCGGCACAAAAATGGCGGCGGATGGCGTTTCAGAACGCTTTTTTGTGGTGCGCGAGCCGCACTGCCTTGGCTTTGACAAAGGCACCGTGCGCACCCCCCATCAGTGGCTGGAAAATGAAGAGCTGAAGCCCTTCAACACTTCCAACGACCGCTATATGCGCCTCATGGCCATGGTACGGGCAACGGGTCAACCACTTGAACCCCGACTGGTAACTATGATAGTGTTGTGTCTGTTTCAGATCGACAAGTTCCGTGAGCTTATCACAAATATGCGTATATTCTCGCATGTGGACATAAGCGACCAGCGCAAGGCCGCCATCATGGAAGACAGCCAGCAGGGCGATGAAGCCGCGCTTGATTTCGGGCTGGACTGGATGGAACTTGTCATCTTTGGCCAGAGCCAGGGCCTGACCAGAAAATAGATTGTTTTGAATTTCACAATCATGGCGAAAAAGCGCCCCCCACAGCAATGCGAGGGAGCGCTTTTTCATATCTTGCCGAGGTTATTGAGCATTCCAGCATAGCGAAAAACTGGCGAATACCGGGACTATTTCTAGGAAGATTGCAGACCGAGCAGCCTTGCTCGTGATAAATTTCTTTTACAAATTCCGGCTAATATGTCAGAGTGACTGGGTACAGGATATTTTGAGCTGGAGATTGATAAAAAACCAAAGAATTCAAGCATATCTACTGACAGAACCCAGCTGTGTGTGACGCGACGCACGGCATTGCCTTAGACGGTTTGTTTGTATTGGGGCCACGACCTCGGCCATTGGCCGGAACAATCGTATTGGAGGAGAGTATGAGTTTTGGCAGACAGGTGTATGAGTTTCTGCTGAGCAGCTCCCAGGCTTACGCCAAATGGGATTTGGAAGTCTCCACTTCCATTCTCAAAAGCAGGAAAAAGCTGCTCATCTTGTTGGCACTTGCAGTTCCCATTCTGGCGGGCTGCCTGGCCGAAGCCTATGAGTATCACGAAATGCTGGGCGGCAAAACCGCCTATGCCCCGGCTTTTTACACCAACACCATCTTTTTGGCTTCCATCGCCGTGGGCCTTGCAGCCGGTCTGATCACCGGGTGTATCGGTGCTGGCGGCGGCTTCATCATTACCCCCGCCCTTATGGCGGCGGGCGTGAAAGGTATTTTGGCGGTGGGCACTGACCTGTTCCACATTTTCGC
Encoded proteins:
- a CDS encoding DEAD/DEAH box helicase yields the protein MADYDSTVNDCADSASDAALQGISVSEPDDALPRVTLDELPETVSAACRRAGWQSLMPVQSLALPYLLAGRDIMVQSRTGSGKTGCYLLPMLPHISADLKAPQALVLAPTRELAVQVEREAAVIFAETGIRTAAVYGGVGYKKQMDALRDGAQVIVGTPGRVLDHLLRRTMELRDLRVLVFDEADRMLSIGFYPDMKEIQSYLPQKRIHTCLFSATYPPHVLKLAREFMAEPAMLSLSQKEVHVAEVQHLFCEVKPMDKDRALVRLLETENPASAIIFCNTKSNVHYVTGVLQGFGYSADELSADLSQSRREAVLEKIREGKLQYLVATDVAARGIDIAQLSHVFLYEPPEDHESYIHRAGRTGRAGAAGTVISLVDVMQRMELDRIAKHYKIGIMPLPLPSDEDVARVAGARLTAILEGRFRNLTGLERMRVGRYAQLARDLATQSDEEDNVLLLAMLLDACHQESLRETRFPDGRPRAAEGQQRQSRQAKPGRSRGGRPKPSGGRSADAEEASPAASEGQGGSAPDSGSDSGAGEGNSSHSGKRRRRSSRRRGGNATEGTAGQSADGQGQGSSREGGD
- the hisI gene encoding phosphoribosyl-AMP cyclohydrolase, whose product is MSATPDGSAALEGNPGFQPDFSKGLLPAIAQDCDSGEVLMLAYMNEDAWRKTLETGEAHYWSRSRKELWHKGGTSGNVQKVRSLRLDCDNDTILLLIEQIGGAACHTGRRSCFYRELKQGSVRECSPQIFDPKKVYGR
- the hisG gene encoding ATP phosphoribosyltransferase, which gives rise to MSADTMPIIKLGVPKGSLEEATINLFERAGWKIRKHTRNYFPDINDPQITASLCRVQEIGEYIEAGVLDVGITGLDWLTERNHEDKVVRVSDLVYSKTSNRPCRWVLAVAGDSPYQKAADLAGKRIATELQGLTQRYFDREGVKVDVFYSWGATEAKVVEGLADGIVEVTETGTTIRAHGLRIIDEVMVSYPVLIANKKAWEDPAKRAKIEQLDLLLQGALKAENLVALKMNAPADNLAAILEMLPSLNSPTVSPLRDTHWLSVESVVQIDVVRDLIPRLRLAGAEGIIEYALNKVI
- a CDS encoding YkgJ family cysteine cluster protein; amino-acid sequence: MSSDASRELLDSLPELKPDETFCFDCNPDVPCFNRCCAELTLPLTPYDVLRLRRNLGIGSEEFLGTFTTMRSFPDTGFPLPMLRMLDGPDEPCPFVTPAGCSVYEDRPGACRYYPLGRGTKMAADGVSERFFVVREPHCLGFDKGTVRTPHQWLENEELKPFNTSNDRYMRLMAMVRATGQPLEPRLVTMIVLCLFQIDKFRELITNMRIFSHVDISDQRKAAIMEDSQQGDEAALDFGLDWMELVIFGQSQGLTRK